Proteins encoded within one genomic window of Candidatus Zixiibacteriota bacterium:
- a CDS encoding diguanylate cyclase: protein MPNTVNTILENWPGPKTKETPRRPVYHFALRQRGVNLDFHLKRYFRNYEVSFHFFRDFGELVRICQRYPIDTIMIAGMGDFYREIELIRDIKQNVFLAITPVILYHPDPDDSMIVAAFENGAEDFIYGAWKERLTEVRIRRVIESNRRDLSINPSTHLPGPALIEAEISRQLETAARFAVCYADLDNFKAFNDYYGYARGDKVIGLTARIIKDVVFDVCREGFVGHIAGDDFIYVIPAEEVDLICREIIKAFDAIVPYSYDEEDRDRGYIVTTSRRGDTEQFPILSISIAVLINSNGTFEHVGEMSRMLADLKKATKMRDGSNYMIERRHKY from the coding sequence TTGCCGAACACCGTAAATACCATCCTCGAGAACTGGCCCGGCCCCAAGACGAAAGAGACGCCTAGGCGGCCGGTCTACCATTTTGCTCTACGCCAGCGTGGAGTAAATCTCGATTTCCATCTGAAGCGGTATTTCCGCAACTATGAAGTCTCATTCCATTTTTTCCGTGACTTCGGTGAGTTGGTCCGAATTTGCCAGCGTTACCCAATCGATACTATCATGATTGCGGGGATGGGCGATTTCTATCGCGAGATTGAATTGATCCGTGATATTAAGCAGAATGTCTTTCTCGCCATTACTCCGGTAATTCTCTATCATCCCGATCCCGATGATTCCATGATTGTTGCCGCGTTCGAAAACGGCGCTGAGGATTTTATATACGGGGCCTGGAAAGAACGTCTCACCGAGGTTCGTATCCGGCGCGTGATCGAGTCCAATCGCCGCGACCTCTCGATCAATCCATCCACGCATTTGCCCGGACCGGCTCTGATCGAGGCGGAAATATCCCGCCAGCTCGAAACCGCTGCACGGTTTGCCGTTTGCTACGCCGATCTTGACAATTTCAAGGCCTTCAACGATTACTACGGCTATGCCCGGGGTGATAAAGTTATTGGCCTCACCGCCCGGATAATCAAGGATGTTGTGTTCGATGTCTGCCGGGAGGGATTTGTCGGGCATATCGCCGGCGATGATTTTATCTATGTCATTCCCGCCGAAGAAGTCGATCTGATTTGCCGTGAAATCATCAAGGCTTTCGATGCTATCGTACCGTATAGCTACGATGAAGAAGATCGCGATCGGGGCTATATCGTTACGACCAGTCGCCGTGGTGATACCGAGCAGTTTCCGATCCTGTCGATCTCAATTGCCGTCCTGATAAACAGCAACGGCACCTTCGAACATGTGGGGGAAATGTCGCGGATGCTGGCCGATCTTAAAAAAGCCACCAAGATGCGTGATGGATCTAACTACATGATCGAGCGACGACATAAATACTGA